The following coding sequences lie in one Paracidovorax avenae genomic window:
- a CDS encoding type II toxin-antitoxin system Phd/YefM family antitoxin, which translates to MQTVGIYEAKTRFSALIEAVEQGEEVRITRHGKEVVRMLPVRRRPVITDEQIARELGQIDALHASIRAAATHTAAPALRRSGRSTAV; encoded by the coding sequence ATGCAGACTGTCGGCATCTATGAAGCCAAGACCCGCTTTTCCGCGCTCATCGAGGCGGTGGAGCAGGGCGAGGAGGTGCGCATCACCCGCCATGGGAAAGAGGTGGTGCGCATGCTGCCGGTGCGGCGCCGGCCGGTGATCACCGACGAGCAGATCGCGCGCGAGCTGGGGCAGATCGATGCGCTGCATGCCAGCATCCGTGCCGCGGCCACGCACACGGCAGCCCCAGCCCTGCGCCGCAGCGGACGGAGCACCGCCGTATGA
- a CDS encoding type II toxin-antitoxin system VapC family toxin, producing MTTTAFVLDASVTAAWLLPDAASEHTRRLYARIRRDEVEPQAPNLWQWECGNLIASGVHAGRIPTGSVEGLWAVLEAIRHRVELHELAPAQHKAVLDVALDTGLPVYDAAYLWLARSLRLPLATFDAAQAEAAARTGVALLDLSTF from the coding sequence ATGACCACTACCGCTTTTGTGCTCGATGCCTCCGTGACTGCTGCGTGGCTGCTGCCCGACGCGGCCAGCGAGCACACGCGGCGTCTCTACGCCCGCATCCGGCGCGACGAGGTCGAGCCCCAGGCACCCAATCTCTGGCAGTGGGAGTGCGGCAACCTGATCGCGAGCGGCGTGCATGCCGGCCGCATTCCCACGGGCTCCGTCGAAGGGCTGTGGGCCGTGCTCGAAGCCATCCGCCACCGCGTCGAACTGCATGAACTGGCGCCGGCGCAGCACAAGGCCGTGCTCGATGTCGCGCTCGACACCGGCCTGCCGGTCTATGACGCCGCCTATCTCTGGCTCGCGCGCTCGCTGCGCCTGCCGCTGGCCACCTTCGACGCGGCCCAGGCCGAGGCCGCTGCGCGGACCGGCGTGGCACTGCTCGACCTCTCCACTTTCTGA